The segment GCCGTGCAGCCGGAGGTGAAGTCCTGGGGGTAGAAGGCGAGCACCACCACCTGCCCCTTGAGCGCCGCCAGCGAGAAGGGATCCTCCGACGAGCCGATACCGTTCTTGTCGGCCCAGGGGAGCGTGAAGTCCACCGCCTTCATACCGGGTTCAGGGCCGGTGACGAGGATGGCCGTGGCGGGCCCCAGTGTGGCGGCGGACGAGTCTTGCGCGGCAATTGGGCCGACGGCCAGGGCGAGGATCACGAGCGAACCGAATAGAGACTTCATGGATGGACCTCGATCGAGTTACTTGGCAGTGGCTCGGCGGAGGGCGGCCCCGAAGGACTGCTTCCCGCCAACCCCAGTATAGACAATGCGGCCGGCGCGGTCGATGATGACCACGTAGGACGTTTCCGCGACATCGTAGGCACGCTGGCTTGCCCCCTGGTCGTCGTAGAGAACCAGCCACGGCGGGTTGTGGCGCGCCACCCAGGCACGCACTGAATCGCGGGGGTCGCCGACGGTAATGTTGACGCCGATGAACTGGACCTCCCCGCCATAGGCCGCCTTGGCGGCCTCGACCGCCGGCTCCAGCGCAGCGCACGAGGTGCACCAGGTCGCCCAGAACTGCAGGAAGACCGGCTCCTTGCCGATCCACTGGCCGAGGTCGACCGGCCGCCCGTCCAGATCGTGGACAGAGAGTACCGGCGCGGCGTCGCCGACCCCGGGGGTCTGGGCCGCGAGTCCCGGGCTCGCGGTCAGCGCGAACACCAGGGCCAGGAGGGCCAGCCCTTCCCTGCCCCGCATCTAGCGGGCGACCGGTTCGGCGGGAGCGTACCGCTGCTCGACGTACTCCTCCAGCAGCGCCAGGAACTCGGGCACGATGCGGTCGCCGCTGAGGGTGACGCGCAACTGCCCGTCCACATACACCGGCGCCCGCGGGTCCTCCGCGGTGCCGGGCAGCGAGATCCCGATGTCGGCGTGCTTGGACTCGCCCGGCCCGTTCACGACGCAGCCCATCACCGCGACCCGCATCGACTCGACGCCGGGGCGCGCCTCGCGCCAGACCGGCATCTGGGCGCGGAGATAGCGCTCGATGTCCTGCGCCATCGACTGGAAAAAGGTGCTGGTGGTGCGCCCGCATCCCGGGCAGCTGGTGACCTGCGGCGTGAAGCTGCGGAGGTCGAGCGACTGGAGGATCTGCTGCGCCACCTGCACCTCTTCGGTGCGGTCGCCGCCAGGGGCGGGGGTGAGAGACACGCGGATGGTGTCGCCGATTCCCTCCTGCAGGAGGATGGCGAGTCCGGCGGTGCTGGCCACGATCCCCTTGGTGCCGAGGCCGGCTTCGGTCAGGCCAAGGTGCAGCGGGTAATCGCCCCGCTCGGCCAGGAGTCGGTAGACGTCCACCAGGTCCTGCACCGCCGACACCTTGGCGGAGAGGATGATCCGGTCGTGGGCCATTCCCGTCGCCTCGGCGAGCGCCGCCGATCGAACGGCGCTTTCCACCATGGCGTCGAGCGTGACCGCCCGCGCCTCGCGCGGCACCGCCAGCCGGTGATTGGCATCCATCAATTCCGTCAGCAGCGCCTGGTCGAGCGAGCCCCAGTTGACCCCGATCCGCACAGGGCGGTCGTGCCGGAGGGCGACCTCGATGATGGCGCGGAAGTGTTCGTCGCGGCGCTTCCCCCCGACGTTGCCCGGGTTGATGCGGTACTTGGCAAGCGCGGCAGCGCAGGCAGGGTACTTGGTGAGGAGAATGTGCCCGTTGTAATGGAAATCGCCGATGACCGGCACGGCGACACCGATCCGGTCGAGCCCCTCGACAATCTCCGGGACCGCGCGCGCCGCCTCCTCGGTGTTGACCGTCACCCGCACCAGCTCGCTGCCCGCCCGGGCGAGGGCGGCCACTTGCCGCACCGTCCCGACGACGTCGGCGGTGTCGGTATTGGTCATCGACTGGACGACAATGGGGTGACAGGAGCCGACACTGACTGACCCGATGCGGGTCGTGACGGTCTGGCGGCGGGTGGGAGGCATGGGGGCAAATATAAATGGAAGCGGAAGCAGAAAGGGACTTGGCTCTTTCTCCTTCCTCCGCCGGTCAGCTTCTGTCAAACTCCGCTTCGTCGAGGTCGCGCATCTCCTGCGGATCAAGCCGCAGCTCCCCGGCGGCCACACTGTCGAGCACATGCGGCACAGTCCGGCCCCCGGGAATGACGATCACGTTGGACGCCTGCTCCAACACCCAGGCCAGCACCACCGCATGCGGGGAGACGCCTCGGCGATCCGCGATCGACTTCACCACCGGGTGCCCCGGCAGCTTCTTGTTGAGGCGGCCGCCGCCGACAGGGCTGTAGGCGAGAAAGCCGATGCCGAGATTTTCGCAGTGCGCCACCACGCCCTCCGTGAGCGCCTCCCGGAAGTACGGGTTCAGGCGGTTCTGCACCGTCACCACCTCGACGTGACGCCGCGCGGCGTTGACCTGGTCGACGGAGACGTTCGACAGCCCGATCCAGCGGATCTTCCCGGCCTGCTGGAGCTCCGCGAGCATTCCCACGCTTTCCGCGAACGGGACCCGCGGGTCGGGGACATGGTACTGGTAGAGGTCGATCCGGTCGACGCCCAGCGCCAGGAGGGATCGGTCGCAGGCGCGCCGGAGGTGCTCGGGGCGGCCATTGCGATCCCAACTGCCCTGCGGGCGCGTCATCCCCCCCTTGGTGGCCACGATCACCTCGTCGCGCGGCCCGTTCCATTCCCGGAGCGCCCTGGCCATCAGGCGCTCATTGTGCCCGAGGTCCTCGTCGGAGAGACAGTAGACATCGGCGGTATCGAGGAGCCGGACCCCGGCATCGAGGGCGGCGTGGATGACGCGGACACCCTCGGACTCATCGGGACGGCCGGCGGTAGAAAGCGGCATGCCCCCGAAACCAACCGGGGGCACGCGTGGAGCGCCGGGACCCAGAGGGCGCTCGATCACACCAGCCCAAGCTTCTTGGTCAGCCGATAATGTTCTTCGGGGCGGAGGGTGCCGTCGGTGGCGAGGGGAGCCAGCGCCTGGAGGATGTCGGCGCGCGACGCGTCGATCCGGCGATCGCGGAGCTCCCCGATCATGCGCGCAAAGCGCGCCTCGAACTGGTCGGCATTCATTTCACCCTTGGCCCGCATGTCGCTGATGTTGTGGAGTTCCTCGAGCAGGCGTTCCACGGTGATGGGCGTGAGTTGGGGGGTCTCGGACATCGTGTCGACCTCGATGAAGCGGAGTGAACAATCGATCCTTGGCAGTGCAATATAGCGGCGCCCACACGGCGCCGCCCCGTCGGGTCAGCCAGTCGCCTCCCGGCGCGGCTCCACCGAGGCGGCGTCGTAGGCGCGGGTGCGAAGCGGCGAGGCGCCCCCCCGCGTCCATCCGCCCCGAAACTCGAAATGCTCCTCCGGCAGCAGCCGGTCGCCGAGCGGAATGGTGCCCGCCAGTTCCAGATGCCAGAAGAGCATGCGGGCCCCGACCTCGGCGGCCGGCATCCATTCCCCCGGCTTGAGCGGCGGGTAGTGTTCCGCGAATTCGACGCGGAGCCTGGCCATTCGGATTTCCATGTCCATAGGTACGGTCAACCCCACCGCGAGAGAATGGCACCTGCCACTGCAAAATACACACACTGGTACGGCGCGTCGATCAACCGGGCGCCCATCGCTGGTCCACCGCGGACCGCCTCGCCCCAGGCACGGTCAGGAGCCGCCGGGGGCTGACGACCGGAGTCAAATGG is part of the Gemmatimonadales bacterium genome and harbors:
- the ispG gene encoding flavodoxin-dependent (E)-4-hydroxy-3-methylbut-2-enyl-diphosphate synthase; translated protein: MPPTRRQTVTTRIGSVSVGSCHPIVVQSMTNTDTADVVGTVRQVAALARAGSELVRVTVNTEEAARAVPEIVEGLDRIGVAVPVIGDFHYNGHILLTKYPACAAALAKYRINPGNVGGKRRDEHFRAIIEVALRHDRPVRIGVNWGSLDQALLTELMDANHRLAVPREARAVTLDAMVESAVRSAALAEATGMAHDRIILSAKVSAVQDLVDVYRLLAERGDYPLHLGLTEAGLGTKGIVASTAGLAILLQEGIGDTIRVSLTPAPGGDRTEEVQVAQQILQSLDLRSFTPQVTSCPGCGRTTSTFFQSMAQDIERYLRAQMPVWREARPGVESMRVAVMGCVVNGPGESKHADIGISLPGTAEDPRAPVYVDGQLRVTLSGDRIVPEFLALLEEYVEQRYAPAEPVAR
- a CDS encoding TlpA disulfide reductase family protein, producing the protein MRGREGLALLALVFALTASPGLAAQTPGVGDAAPVLSVHDLDGRPVDLGQWIGKEPVFLQFWATWCTSCAALEPAVEAAKAAYGGEVQFIGVNITVGDPRDSVRAWVARHNPPWLVLYDDQGASQRAYDVAETSYVVIIDRAGRIVYTGVGGKQSFGAALRRATAK
- a CDS encoding aldo/keto reductase — translated: MIERPLGPGAPRVPPVGFGGMPLSTAGRPDESEGVRVIHAALDAGVRLLDTADVYCLSDEDLGHNERLMARALREWNGPRDEVIVATKGGMTRPQGSWDRNGRPEHLRRACDRSLLALGVDRIDLYQYHVPDPRVPFAESVGMLAELQQAGKIRWIGLSNVSVDQVNAARRHVEVVTVQNRLNPYFREALTEGVVAHCENLGIGFLAYSPVGGGRLNKKLPGHPVVKSIADRRGVSPHAVVLAWVLEQASNVIVIPGGRTVPHVLDSVAAGELRLDPQEMRDLDEAEFDRS